Genomic segment of Tissierella sp.:
GTTTATGTCTTTTGAAGATAAGATGAATAAATTTTTAAAAGATAGTAATGAGAAGATGGATCAATTAAAAACAAGAGATAATAGAAAAAGTAGTGGGCTTAAACCAAAAAAGACAAATGGAACAGATATATAAAACCGGAAAATTCCGGTTTTTTTATTTTTTATTTACAATAAACCAACAAAATTATACATTAAGTGAATAATCGCTTACATTAGGTTGGAAGCATTGAAAACAAGTGACTTAAATCTTAATCTAATATGGATTAAGATTTATTTAAGAACAGTTAAGGTTATAGGAAATACCAATATTTTATGTCTAATATTTCTTTTAGATTAGTACTTTCCTTTGACAAATTATTATTACTTCTTTTGTTAGTATTAACTCAATATAACAAGGGAGTGATTTTTATGATGAGAACAGAATCCTTAAGAACAAAAAGGAATTGGTATGATTTAGGTATTAGATTAAATAGTAACGCAATCATAATTTTACTTATGGGATTTTTCCTGGCTAGGACAAATATACTTAACAAATTGACACCATTTGGATTTGCCTTTCTACTAGCATATATTGTTATGAAGGGTGTAAAAGTGTCCTTGCTATTATCTGTGTTGATTGGAACTTTTACATTTCAAGGATTAGCTGGAGTAAGCTATGGGATTTCATGTATACTAGTTTTTTCTTTCTTTGCTCTAATTAAAGAGGAGAAAACATATTCCTTAGTAAAATCCATACTAATAGGAACAAGTATATTTATTATAAGCAGATCATTTGGACTTATTATGGAGAAAACATTCTTCATATATGATTTATTCCTTATTATATTTGAAGGAATAGTTGTTTTCACCATGAGCTATGTTTTTTCCTTTAGTCTCCCTATAGAGAGAGTCAGCAGTACAAGCATAAATAATGAAAAAACCATTAGTTCATTTATTACATTAGCTTTAGCACTTTCTGGGATTAGCAATATGGGCATATTAGGAGTTGGGATTAAGAATGCTGTTTCTGTGATTATAATATTATTTCTAGGATATAATCAAGGAGCATTATTTGGTGGTACTTCAGGGATGATACTAGGCATGGTGTCTTATATATCTAATCCAGAGATGCCATTTATAATAGGCATATTTGGTATTGCAGGGTTATTGGCAGGAGTTTTTAGAGATTTAGGGAAATCCGGATCAGCACTAGGTTTTTTCCTTGGCAATGGAATAATGTCCTTTTATATAAATGGACTTGGGACATCCTTCCTTAGTTACAGAGAAATAATAATCTCCACATTAATATTTTTTCTAGTATCTAATAAAACAAACAGTAAAATCTCCAATATATTTACTTTGGATTCCAGCATAAAAAAAGACTATAGCTTAAAAAGAGATGAAATTGTTGTGAAAAAACTAAATAGAATGGTAGAATTGTTTGAAAATCTAAGTGCAACATTTAAAGAATCTGCACAGGAAAGGGATTGTCATTCAGCAAAACAAGTATATAGTTTAGTAGATGGCATAGTAAATGGTATATGTAACAAATGTCCGAGGTACAATATATGTTGGGAGAAAAACTATTATAATACCTATCAGAATTTCTTTAATCTAGTTGGAAAAGTTGAAATTAAAGGAATTGACAATGAAAGCGTTCTATTAGGTGCCAAAAAATTCTGTATTAAGGATGAAGAAATAATAGACATAATAGATAGGGCTGTTGAGAAGCTTAAATTAACTCAAACTTGGGAAGTGAAATTGAAAGAAAATAGACTTCTTATGTCAGAACAACTTGAAGGTATTAGCAAGGTAATAGGAAATATGACTACAGATATTTATTCCAATCCAATATTTAATAAAGATCTGGAACAAACACTTTACAAGGACTTAAAGAATAAGCGAATAGATGTAAGGGATGTGTCTGTAGCACAGATAGGTCAGGAGGATTTTGATATATTTATAGATTTGAATACTTCTATGCTGGAAGAAAACAAATTAAAAAGTATAGTCTCTGAGAGCTTAAAATTTCCAGTAGTGGGAGATAATTATCTTGTAAATCAAGGCAGTCAAGTAAAAAGGTTTAAATTACTTAGGCATAATAGATTTTCTGCTATGACTAAGATAGCATCAGCGGCTAATTCAGAAAACAAAATATCTGGAGATAGCTACACCTACGGAGAAATAGAAAACACTCATTTTTCT
This window contains:
- the spoIIE gene encoding stage II sporulation protein E — its product is MMRTESLRTKRNWYDLGIRLNSNAIIILLMGFFLARTNILNKLTPFGFAFLLAYIVMKGVKVSLLLSVLIGTFTFQGLAGVSYGISCILVFSFFALIKEEKTYSLVKSILIGTSIFIISRSFGLIMEKTFFIYDLFLIIFEGIVVFTMSYVFSFSLPIERVSSTSINNEKTISSFITLALALSGISNMGILGVGIKNAVSVIIILFLGYNQGALFGGTSGMILGMVSYISNPEMPFIIGIFGIAGLLAGVFRDLGKSGSALGFFLGNGIMSFYINGLGTSFLSYREIIISTLIFFLVSNKTNSKISNIFTLDSSIKKDYSLKRDEIVVKKLNRMVELFENLSATFKESAQERDCHSAKQVYSLVDGIVNGICNKCPRYNICWEKNYYNTYQNFFNLVGKVEIKGIDNESVLLGAKKFCIKDEEIIDIIDRAVEKLKLTQTWEVKLKENRLLMSEQLEGISKVIGNMTTDIYSNPIFNKDLEQTLYKDLKNKRIDVRDVSVAQIGQEDFDIFIDLNTSMLEENKLKSIVSESLKFPVVGDNYLVNQGSQVKRFKLLRHNRFSAMTKIASAANSENKISGDSYTYGEIENTHFSALSDGMGIGRKAKEESKVAIALLERLMEANIDKNLTLKTINSVLRAKSNEEIFTTLDLAFIDLYSGKLQMIKTGAPSTFIRKKDRVEIISSRTLPVGLLKDIEFNIYEEYVEDGDIIVMVSDGILDANRDIANQEAWMKDFIMNIDSINPQTIANMIIKESQNTLSNTKDDMTVLVTKVWKNV